In the genome of Candoia aspera isolate rCanAsp1 chromosome 4, rCanAsp1.hap2, whole genome shotgun sequence, the window AAGAATTCCGATAGGGTAAATGGGAGTAGTGCATTTTTTTCTAGCTACGCTTGGCCCTTCCTTGATAAGAGACAAAGGCTAAAATCAAATGGAATCACTTCATACAATTGCTTGCATCACATACTTTTGTAAACCTTAATAGGTTTGATAGTGCCACTGTCATTCTCCATACTAGGAGGTTCTGTCAAATTTATGCCATATTGGAATTACAGTTAAAGTTGTATCATTGATGAAGTTGGAACTCACCGGTCTTCTGGTTCCATATTTTGAAGTTGGCaatctcagaaaaaaatggtGATGGTGATGTTCTTCCAAATGAAAGCATTAAAATGTAATAGCTAAAACTTTTGTCTACTAGGAAAACACAGTAGTTTTTCTAAGttccaaatgttttatttatttatttatttatttatatttcaaatttcatcaccgcccatctcgcacgaagagactctgggcggttgacaaTACAGCAGTATTAATGAAGCTACAAAAGAAGTATTATGCAATCAAGTGCagattgaaattgaaataatctTGCAatattgcttgtttttattcATCTACTGAATGAATAAGTGTTATTTTTCCAGGAAaacaatagtagtagtagtaataactATACTGCATATTCTTTATTTTGTGGTGCATTATTGGTACCTTCCTGCAGAAGGAAagtataaaacttttttttttttttttgcaccagcACCATTTTTTCCCTGGATGGAGCAGAATTCAATAGATAATGGaacaaaaaaaatacaattaagtaCAGAACTATAGAAATCCACTTACCCATAGCTTTAAATTCATCTAAATGTgactattgaaaaaaaatgtgagaTGATTCAAATTTAGGAGATTAGTTGTGTTCTTAAAGGTTTTAAATGTATATTGAACAGGCAATTTCCTGTTCCCTGTTGTGGATGTATTAATTTAATAGCAGTAACGTATTATTTCCAATCCATTCCTACTTTGGATCCAGTACTTTCTTCCCTTGTTACGCTGGCTTCAGTGGAACTCTTTAGGAAGAAGGGTTGCTAGTCTTCCCTGCGGTTTGCACACAGAGACGCCCGCTTTAATAGTGATTAGGAAAGCCAGAGGTATTGTGACTTGCTGATTGTTAACTAAATAGGTCATTTTAACTGATCTGGCACAGAAAGAAAAGCTATGCATGCAGCTTTATCCATTCTCTCCATGGCTGTGTAATCTTCAAGCCATTCTTAACTGGGTTTTTCTTGGCCAAGCAAGGGATTCCTCCTTCCCCCCTCGCTGTAGGGCACTAAGGTTATGGTACCTAGCCAGCTTTAGCTGCTGCTTTATAGTCATACACACGTACACTCATGTGCCTAGATACAGTGTGTAGATTTGAGTTTTTAAAGTAAGGATATTGGTGAACCAGTATCATGAAGAGCCGTAAACACTTTTCTccagtaaaaaaatatatacagttatTTTCTTTCCTGTGCCACATGTCTGATTTATTGGCCTGATGACCCCTTCTCTGAAAACCATAATGGATTGCTGCTTAGTGGTGAGACTACTTCCCTTACCCCACTCCACTCCCAATTTTCCATGTATCTTCTGTGGGATATAATAGAGCAATTAAGTAGGACTTCGATTCAACTCTCCACTCAGCCACAGAAATTCATTGGGTATATCCCGCTATCGCTCAGCTCAACCTATCTgggaaatatatgtatatgtatatgtataaatatatataaatatatatgtgcaAGCAAGCTACTGGAGAAATAAGGAACGTAAAATTCACTGTTCTTTGGCAAGACCCAATCCTTTTCAGTAGATGTTAATGTGCCTCTTAATGGCTGCTTTCCCGCTCACTCCTTCCCTAGatcacccccaccccatcctggACACACAGATACCCAATACTGTTCCTAAACTGCCAACCAGATGCCACAGTGGTTGCCCAAATCAATGTAGAAGGGCAAGAgagccagctgggaattctggaagttgaagtccacacatcttcaaaccaCCGAGGTTGAGCAATGCTGCTCTAGAGTGTACAGATATGAATTAGAAAAAACAGTGTACTTCCTGAAAGTATTACAATGGCAAGAAAAATCATTTTATCAATTGCAGATTAGCATACCAATCCCATGCACTTGTGCGCAGGTGGGAGTCCTGTGGATGTGTCCATTCAGTGAAGTTCCCACCTAGTAAATTCTGAGCTTTGTTGATGCTTGAGGAAGAGCAAGCCATCTCCAGCAGCATCACTCCAGCCAGAATATGCTCTGATCCTTGTGCTTTGACTGTTAGTCCTTCACAGGCTGCAAGAAGAGGCTTCTTGCTTGGGCTTATTATTGGGCTTATTTGTGTGTTTTAACAACTTTGCACTGTAAAATGTCACGTTTCCTGAAAGTCGGAGTTCTAAAATAAAGCTGTcgattccttccccctcctcccccagagCATTAAGAAGAAGAACACCAGTAAGCAGGAGATGAGCACATACTTGCGCTTCATTGTGTCCCGGATGAAGGAACGAGTGAGTGTTGTAACGTATTATGCAGTTGTTTGTAGGATTCTAAGCAGctgtttttttgtgttttctcGACCCAGGAAAGGAAACAAGAATTACTTTCTGCTTTCCGATTTCccctttcagtattttttttttcctcctgtcccCCTTCTTCACTCCATAGATTCTGCTTACTCCCCAGGAAACAGGGGagtgggaaaaaacaaaacatgaaaagtACTTGTTGGGAGTGCTGTCCCTTACCTGTGAAGATAAGCCGAAACCTTCCAGTTGTGGTCTGACGGTCCTGTTTAGAGTAGGCTCTGAGCAGATGTGCCTAATTCTGTCCAGCAGGTGCTTACATTTGGACATGCCTGAATGACTTTCAGCCAATCAGAAGAGAATTTTCTTGCTGACAGCTGGGGACACGTTAAACACCATCTGTATCAAATGATCTCAACTTAACTTATGTGGTCTTGCGCAAGAGATTTACATGTGAACCTGGATGTTCATGTCTTTTCTGTTTCAGCATCTCCCATCCTTTCTAATCCTGTCAGAATCATGCAGAAACATACTCTGGCAATTTTTTAGAAactgaacttaaaaagaaaatctgtttcaaatatttttcagacttGGTTTTAAATCAGATGTTTCCAGGCAAGGCTTTTATTGTGCATCCTCCACCACTCTTCCATGGAATTTTTTTTATGGGGTCCAGAGATCAtcttccatttaattttctaCTACTTCAGTTTCTATTTAGACACACATACAGAATTTGTGATGATGGAATAAATAGAGGATCTGCACAGGATCCCTTGTGGAGGCAGCCTCATGATTTTGGAATTCAGTGGCTTAAAGGAATATTTGAAAAAGACAACTAAACTCTTACGTCTTAGCAATATGGTTAAATCTCAATTTGTCAGATCTGTTTTGATACAGTATTAGTCTTCCATACACTGTTTTGTCCAGTTTCTATACTAGCCCTATACATTACATAAAAAGTTAGTATTTTCAGTCATCAGAACTCTTGCTTGGGaatattggggagaaaaaaataacagatatTTTAATCATTAGATGCTGATTCAGTCTATCAGACTTTACATAATAATTGATTGTTTGAAAACTTACCAGACATTTTTGGGAAGAGGTATAGTTTCTATAATATTAATGCAAAGAAAAACGTTTAGGGGTTTTGTCTCTTGATTACACCTTTGAAATGTTAAGATGTTTAAGCGCCCTACATGTCAGCAGGAGATGACCTTTTTGGattagaactttttaaaaactttaattttaatttgtaaattgGAGTTTAATCTGAATGCTTATGAATTACTTTAAAGGCTATGTTAAAGCTACCTTTCTCTCTTGTCAGCACGGCAGctttctaaaccagtgttttctgGTGATTTTTTAGGCTATTGATCTAAACAAAAAAGGCAAGGACAACAAACATCCAATGTATCGTCGGCTAGTACACACAGCCGTTGATGTTCCAACTATACAAGAGGTATGTTCCTATACAGTTCTGGATTACATACAGTAGAGGAATATTGTTAGTTTTCAGACTAATCTCACTttttgtcatgctccccgatcaaatgttcccagaacatctgattggactcaatgaatgaatgaatgaagtcaacacatgtCAAGACTTGCGAGTCGGTagagtgggagggggaacattcaggactgagaatacatcatgtttggactatctgTCATACCCAAGGTCAATTGGCTGAGCCGTTGCAGATACCTGCAGGGAGTCAAGAGACTGGCACGAACTGAGGAAAGGGGGGTTGCATACCAGAgcgagggagggggaatcatgcACTCGTTGGGCTGTTTAAATTAGGGAAAGtgcgggaactttcattcacaacttttttgccattctgtacgtttcttccattaaagagatttctactgattttacgtatgaattggatttaatggtgatagagtgttgcagtcattaCACTTTTGGAGGCCCAGTGCTCCACATCTGGAACCCCTGAACCATTTAGTTACACCTAGAAGCAGTTTGTATGAGTTAATTGGGCAAAGATCTAACCAGAAGTGCTACTGGCTGTTCTCTATGTGGAAGTGCTTGGGATGGAAGATGGGACCAGAAGCAAACTAAAGCTTCTCGTTGCACAATTTCACAACTGTGAGCTCTCATAGATTATATCTGTAGAAATTGTATTATAAATATACTTGTATGCATGTACTTACACTGATTGATGGGCAACTCTAATGAGCGTTCTTATAACTCTGTTTCAATCTATATAGAAAGTAAATGAAGGAAAATATAGAAGTTATGAGGAATTCAAAGCAGATGCTCAGCTGCTTCTCCACAACACCGTGATTTTTTATGGAGGTATGTAGGGACTGCTTGGACTTAAAAATAAGATCTTTAAGCAACCGACATCTTACCTGAGGGTAGAGTTGGTTATAGAAAATATAGAGCAAGTGAAAACCTCCCATTATGTTCAGTTTTACATCTCCCTCAAAGGTGAATTAGACAAAGTCATGGAGATTAAGCTATCATGATGGTTCTATATTATTTCCACCGTCAGAAGCTGGTTACTTGAACAGGAGAATGCAATTGTCATGGGCGTCCCCAAAAGCATCTCAAGAAATGATATAGGAACAAATTGTggaaaacaggtagtcctcgcttaccaactgccttgtttaacaaccattcgaagttacagtgATATTAAAAAAAGCAGCTTGcaatcaatcctcacatttataactgtcacagtgtcccatggtcatgtaattactgtttgtgtgcttcacaactggcttacAACAACCAGAGTgaatagagaaggcagaagtaaaattgtaagtcacgATCACATCAAGTTTCACTTAACAAAGTGAGGTCATAAGCTTGTcatagtcatgtgatgttttgtttAGTGGCTGGTGcgtagcaatggagttgctggtcccaattgtggtcgctatgcaaggactacctgaaggTCTTTGATCTAAGCCTGCATatcttttcttatatttttctttttggttaacCTTTCAGAAATGTTTAGTTTTCTTTAGAGCTATGAAATACCCAAGGAGATCCTAAAAAGATTTGCAAAAAGGTGGCTTGGGATGTACAGTCTCTGAGCTGCCTAGCCCGTTAGAGGCTTAAATCAGTCTGAAGGATACCCACCCAGGTTGTACAACCTGATGGGGCCAGTCTCTCCAGAATTCAATTGCCAGTTGTTtttgctacctttttttttttttttttgcaaatccttACCGAGCCTGTGTTATTTGAGTAAATATCAGCTGAGACTGCCAAGTATCTCCAGGCTGGTGGTGTTTGGAGAGTTGCAAGTTTAGGAAGCTACCATCCCAACAATTCAATGCAGAAGAATGCACTAAATAAACATTATAACTGTATCCTGCCCTCTCTCGAATCTCTTGATGCTTTTTCAGTCTTTTGAATTACAATGACATCTCTTGTAGATATTGTTGTGTGAATCCTTTACAAAGACTTAGGTGGTTGTGGGTATGTTCTTTTTGCAGTGGACAGTGAACAAGCTGATATAGCCAGGATGCTTTACAAAGATACCTGCCATGAGGTAAGAAATACCCAGTCATGCTAATGGCTGGCCCAGTGGCTTCTGGACAATTGTCTTATCAGTTTCCATATACCTGTGGTTTCATTTGTTTTGAAAGTTGTTCTGGAAATCAGGAAAAACATACGCAACGCGTGCTTCATTTTTGATAACTCAAAGTAAGATGCTGTTCGGAAACTTGGACTGCCCATATAATTCCAAATCCTTATCGTGAGTCAGCAGAGGTAGGTTTTAAAAACCAAGTAACTGGTTTTTAGCTACATTTTTATCCCACTTGTGAACAGTAGCACATAAATGAAAATAAGAGAAGAAGACTTGGGAGGTTACATATGCTTGCTGTATTGGTACCTCCTTTTAggacatttttctttcaaaaccaaatccacatttttattttaatggaaaactAAAGCATCTAAACAATGGTGGTAGATTAATACTCCAGAGATTTTCAAAGATAAAAGGTGCCAGAATAATTTAAATGCaccagtatgtgtgtgtgtttctgtatcGTCTGTATTGAAGAGTTTGGTTTCATCCTTGGAATAAATAAGGGTTCCCACCAACTTTTTGCTCAGTTTGTGCTACTAATATGCTTCTGGAAAGATTAGAGGTCACTTGAGTATCTTACTTCAGCATCTTACCTTCAAAGAATAGTGGGTGTATTATGTATGAGTGACAGCACAGAAAATTATTAATTCAGTTTTTggaaaatataattattcttGGCTTGGCACTCTAAATTATGGATATGTGCTCACTTTCCATTGATGAACTGGTACCATGTTGACACAGTGGAAATGCCAGTGGTTGTTACTTTGTTTAGTCAACATTTAATGATTTACTTTAAAATTTggcatatatatagatatagatatatataatgTAACGTAATATGATATGGAAGggtctatttttttcttcccttttccccttttttgtgggtttttttttttaatgaaacaaatgaaTGCAATTTTcagggggggagaggggggaaaaagcatcttacgattttacttctgcTAAAATAACAGTTTTCAGTGTTTCAGGATACATTATTGAAGGTGACcgtgtgtttctttttctttttttccccccagctggATGAACTTCAGCTTTGCAAGAACTGCTTTTATCTATCAAACGCGCGTCCTGACAATTGGTTCTGCTATCCTTGCGTAAGCTTACCTTTTCacacagctgaaagttaaaacggaaTCTGCTGCCACAAGAAACGGTGATGGGAGTTACCCCAGCTGTCTTAAAGAACGAGATTCGTTGAGGATATAAATGTAGCTATCAGACAAAATTGTAAATGTTGGCCCTGCGCCCACCCCACAGTCATGGGACCCTTTTCATGCCCATACAAAGATAAGACCAGTTGACCCAGTCAGCTAACTCTGAGGGTGTCACCCCCTAACCCCAAATAAACcagtctcacacacacactcatttcaCCCAATCAGCCACATCATGGGAATAGCAAACCTGAGTCACTGGTCCTGTTTTGCCCTCCTGACCCTCCCAGAAAAATTGCTAGTGCAGAATTGGCTTATAAAAGCAAGATCTCAGTGCAGAGTTCGCTGCCACGGCCTGGCAAAAGAGATCACGCGCCCTACATTCCCTTGACTGCAGTGGCCAGTTCACGTCTGCTGTTGGTTACCATGCTGGGGAAAGGGCCGGTGCTGTAATAAAGCCTTGCCAGTATTTTCCTGGCCTAAGGGCTCACGGGTAGCAGGCATTTCTTAGAGAAGGTAGATGGACACTCTGTACTGTATTCCCAAAATGTAATTTATGACCCAGTTAGTATGCTTGAACACTGCCAGGACCACCTGTAGTGAGCAAACCAGCTTCACTGATTAGGTTTTGTATGTTGTGCAAAGAGGGCCAGAATCTCCCATTTTGGAAGTCATGATTACCACATTGTGGAATAAACACCAACTGAGCATTCAGAAATACTTGTTTAAAACACATCTTTTGACTCTTGCCTGTCAGTTGCGGCCCACCTGCACAGCTTCCTCAATAAACATCGGACATTTCCCATGCATGAAAGAACACCGTGCCATTTTTTTGCTGATAAAAAGAACAGTTATTTACTTGAAAACTTGATAAAACCGAGTTTCTTTGTTGTAAGTGAACAATGCTTAGAAACTCTGGCAGCACAGCAATGGTTTGTTATATTGTGTGAGTACAGTACGCTAAAATACGGTGCTGACACTGGTGTTCTGGAGATCAGAGTGTTTAGAAGTGATGATCTCTGTAATCAAGACTTAGTTAAACTCTGTTGTGGGtaagttttattttcataatgtcaCACTAACATACTTTAGACCCCCAAGTCAgaaataataattctgtaactgaaCCATGTTTCTTTTATTCCTAGATACCAAATCATGAACTGGTTTGGGCCAAAATGAAAGGCTTTGGGTTCTGGCCTGCGAAAGTCATGCAAAAAGAGGACAATCAAGTTGACGTTCGCTTTTTTGGCCACCACCACCAAAGGTATTTTCACACTTGCAGTGCCTCCTGTCCACCGAGAGAGCCAGCACAGTGGCGTGTTTGATAGTGTGGATTCAGCCCAAGGAGACGCAGGTTCAGATTCACTtgaactttgggccagtcactcattccCAGCCCAACCAACCACCCCGGATTGCTGTTGTGAGATGAAATTGGAGGTGGCAGTGTTGTTGAGCTGCAGCTGGAGGAaagaaatctgacaaataaacaGTAGTTGCTATAGGAATAGTCTTTAATATTCAGATTTCAAAAATAAGACAGTGTTTCACTGACAGATTTTTCTGTACAGTAACCTGAATAATTTTGATGTACTTCTAGGTCTAGAGCACATAGACACagatagtccttgagttacaacttAACTGGGACCAAAATTGCCATCGCTTAGATGCATGGGTCGTTAAGTGGAAAGcagagggagtcccaggtaaagagTGTGGGGGTGCcacgggggtgggggaggaccCTGGGAGGCCCAACTCAGGTCAGACACGGGTTGGGGGGGAGGGTGCTGCAGTGCAGCATTTGCTCAGGAAGGCCGGGGAAAGAGCATATGGGAAGTGTGCAAGCATAGGGAGGCCAGGGGAGGAGGGCATGGGGTGCATGCGTGTGTGCAAACACAGGGAGGCTGAGGAAAGAGGGTGGGGGTGCGTGCGAGTGCAGGGGGGAGGAGGGCGTGGTGCATGCAAGCGAAGAAAggctgtgggtgggggagacttacctgagtgaCTTGCTActttccttgccggcttccccattgcctttccttgtgggaaaccagcagggaaggtcgcaaatgacaatcatgtgaccatgggacactgcaaccagtcataagtgcaagctagTTGCCAAGTGCTCGGCCAGAACTTCAACGACCAGTCATGAATCCCTTTATTTAGCACTGTTATAACTTCAAACagccactgaacaaatggtcgtaactcgaggactacctgtattgagaaGCTGGAATTGCACACAAAAATGCTTGTTGCAAGAAAATGGGTAGGAGAGAATGAAAATTGAAATAGAATTAAAGTTAAAATTGTGAATATGTCAGGAATAttcggggggggggttgcttaaaaaaatcaatatggcaGCTCTGACCGCACCATCAAGGCCCAATGGAGAAGACTCTTTTCATCATTTAGGTAAGTGTGCACACTTGAAGTTGAATGAATGCTTGGCATAGAAAAGGATGATTTGAAAACTGAATTAGCAGCCACCTTCAAAGGATGCATAACATGTGCTTAAGTGTaacttttcattttcattgtggAGGGCCTGGATTCCTTCAGAAAATATTCAGGATATCACTGTTAATATACACCGGCTGCACGTAAAGCGCAGCATGGGCTGGAAAAAAGCGTGCGATGAGCTAGAGCTGCATCAACGTTTCCTTCGGGATGGCAGATTCTGGAAATCAAAAAATGAGGAtaaaggagaggaagaagcagaATCAAGCATTTCTTCTACCAGTAATGAGCAAGTGAGTAGTTGTGTTATGGCAACATAAAGCTCCGTTGCAGCTGATCGATAAAGCTAGGCTGTTACTTTAATCTGCTTTCTTCTTACAAAAGGTCTGAATACCCATTATTTCAGTCATGCTGCAAACCCTGTGCATCAGATTCTGGTCCTCTGAAACTCCATCCGTTTTAATTGTAAAAGATTAGGACAGTCCCTACAAAGTTGGCAGGGATTTGGTCATTTTTGTACAACGTATTCTGTTTGTGGAAGCTTGATTCTCAAGGAATTTGGGAAGCTTGAACAAAAAAATAGCCCAGTTTGAGGCAGGCATTACAGAAGGAGAGCACAAGCAATCATTGTCCCACTTCTTCAGTCCTTAACTTTGTTCAAGATTGGTTCATATGGGCCAGCCCGTAGATTTAAGGGCAGTAAAAGTAACGGACAGAATGCTCTGCGCATTCTGTCCTTACCCTGCTTGTAATCACTGTATGATCTAAAGACTTGCAGTAATAACAAGTCCACCCGCTTTAGAGAAGTTCTGGCATTGGCACGGTTGTTTGTACCTGAAGTTTGTATAACTGTTTTGAATCTAATAGCTGTTATGGAAACCACTTTTCTCTCTCACTGTTTGCTTAAAACCGCTTATTTTAAATGCATAGCTTTGTAGAGTAAGTCGCATTGGATTCAAATCCCAAAACAGTTGTGGAGTTTAGAATTTGTTTGCCTTCTTATTGTTTTAGATGGATGAATAGCGACTTTGCTGGGTTTTGTTTCTCTGCCTACTTTGTTCCAACTTCGTTACAAAAACAAGTTGGAGAGTGCCTCTGTTCTGTTCTCTTAGGTAAAAAATTCCAGGCTCTCTTGGTAATGGACTTTTTCATGTCCTCTAAAAACATACGGGCCTGACAACTTAGTGGGTGAGAAATCTTGACATCTAGTTACATGGGGCTTGTATATTAATTTGGGCAGTGGTGTGCTCTTGGGATTTTACCCAATTTTGCAGTTTGGTTCGTGGCCAAAAAAATAATTGATAatgataaacatttattttataaattgaattttaaaatgtcagtcaACACTTTTTGTAACAAGAAATGAAAGACTGGTTCCTTATTGACAATTCTAAaggagcattttcttttttattaatcgTTATTGTTTCTTCGTCCATTTTCCCAGCTAAAGGTTACTCCGGAGCCACGAGCAAAGAAAGCAAGACGCAATCAAGGTGTGGAACCCAAAAAGGAAGTAAGGAACAGCATGGCAATTAAATACATGCACTTGTGGGTGAGGGAGAAAACATTATTCAAGCATCTTTTCCTTCTGACTATTTACAAATTCATTTTCTTTGTGTTTATGACTCAGAAAAGTGATGATCATTTCTTAAAAGAggatattttaatctgtttttattttcttcatttagaAGTATTGTTCAAATTTGCCTCGTATACTAGCCACATTCTCCAAATTGGATCTTTCTTATAATTCTGAATACAGTTCTGAGTGGATAAAGTATTCATTTGGGATTGATTCTAACTTATCCATCCTTAATGGAGATGGAGTGAGACTATAAGATTTCATGCAGGTTCATGACTTCTGCCTAACTGTAATTTAGCTTTGCCAGTTTTAACCTGTGTAGCTGTGTTTACATCTTATTCAGAGTTAGAATCCTTGTTTTGACAAGTtggcaaaaagaaggaaaaaaattgataGACGTGTGTATTATGAATataggcatgcacacacacacacacacactatgtgtgttatttatatatacacacacactaagTATCACTATACTTCGATAGTGATACTAGTGTATAGAAGTTACGCCTCCATGTATGCTGATGACCCACTGAACTCTTGAGTATCTTCAGAGATCTCTAGATTCCTATTCTGCAAGGTTATAATGCTTGTTAATGGAGATATGCAAAGCTCAGTAATTTGGAAACAGAAGTCTTATTCATAAGTAATGACATTTTATAATGCATATGATGTTTTTCCCTTTGTATGAAATAATGGTGGAGTCCTTGGCATGATTATGACATAATTGTACTATATAACATTACGTCTTTGTCTTTAAAGGACACCACAGGGATAGGCTTTTATCTAATTTTTATAATTATGTTGATTACATTTCAATACACACATTTCAGTCTTTATCTCTCTGATCTAAATGGTTGTAGTCCTTTTCATTGGCCACTGAGGTGACACCTTCTTTGTTCTGTTAGGAGCCAGAGCCTGAAACGGAAGCAGTAAGTTCAAGTCAGGAAATTCCCACAATGCCTCAACCTATTGAAAAAATTTCAGTCTCAACCCAGACCAAGAAATTAAGTGCCT includes:
- the ZMYND11 gene encoding zinc finger MYND domain-containing protein 11 isoform X5 translates to MARLTKRRQADTKAIQHLWSAIEIIRNQKQIANIDRITKYMSRVHGMHPKETTRQLSLAVKDGLVVETLTVGCKGSKAGIEQEGYWLPGDEIAYSMQPFSRTTAKLKSIKKKNTSKQEMSTYLRFIVSRMKERAIDLNKKGKDNKHPMYRRLVHTAVDVPTIQEKVNEGKYRSYEEFKADAQLLLHNTVIFYGVDSEQADIARMLYKDTCHELDELQLCKNCFYLSNARPDNWFCYPCIPNHELVWAKMKGFGFWPAKVMQKEDNQVDVRFFGHHHQRAWIPSENIQDITVNIHRLHVKRSMGWKKACDELELHQRFLRDGRFWKSKNEDKGEEEAESSISSTSNEQLKVTPEPRAKKARRNQGVEPKKEVRNSMAIKYMHLWEPEPETEAVSSSQEIPTMPQPIEKISVSTQTKKLSASSPKMLHRSTQTNNDGVCQNMCHEKYTKIFSDFKDRIKADHKRETERVVREAIEKLRTEMEEEKRQAVNKAVANMQTECDRKTKQVKEKCKEEFLEEVKKLASQHKQLISQTKKKQWCYNCEEEAMYHCCWNTSYCSIKCQQEHWHAEHKRTCRRKR
- the ZMYND11 gene encoding zinc finger MYND domain-containing protein 11 isoform X3; translation: MARLTKRRQADTKAIQHLWSAIEIIRNQKQIANIDRITKYMSRVHGMHPKETTRQLSLAVKDGLVVETLTVGCKGSKAGIEQEGYWLPGDEIDWETETHDWYCFECHLPGEVLICDLCFRVYHSKCLSDEFRLRDSSSHWQCPVCRSIKKKNTSKQEMSTYLRFIVSRMKERAIDLNKKGKDNKHPMYRRLVHTAVDVPTIQEKVNEGKYRSYEEFKADAQLLLHNTVIFYGVDSEQADIARMLYKDTCHELDELQLCKNCFYLSNARPDNWFCYPCIPNHELVWAKMKGFGFWPAKVMQKEDNQVDVRFFGHHHQRAWIPSENIQDITVNIHRLHVKRSMGWKKACDELELHQRFLRDGRFWKSKNEDKGEEEAESSISSTSNEQLKVTPEPRAKKARRNQGVEPKKEVRNSMAIKYMHLWEPEPETEAVSSSQEIPTMPQPIEKISVSTQTKKLSASSPKMLHRSTQTNNDGVCQNMCHEKYTKIFSDFKDRIKADHKRETERVVREAIEKLRTEMEEEKRQAVNKAVANMQTECDRKTKQVKEKCKEEFLEEVKKLASQHKQLISQTKKKQWCYNCEEEAMYHCCWNTSYCSIKCQQEHWHAEHKRTCRRKR
- the ZMYND11 gene encoding zinc finger MYND domain-containing protein 11 isoform X7, translated to MARLTKRRQADTKAIQHLWSAIEIIRNQKQIANIDRITKYMSRVHGMHPKETTRQLSLAVKDGLVVETLTVGCKGSKAGIEQEGYWLPGDEISIKKKNTSKQEMSTYLRFIVSRMKERAIDLNKKGKDNKHPMYRRLVHTAVDVPTIQEKVNEGKYRSYEEFKADAQLLLHNTVIFYGVDSEQADIARMLYKDTCHELDELQLCKNCFYLSNARPDNWFCYPCIPNHELVWAKMKGFGFWPAKVMQKEDNQVDVRFFGHHHQRAWIPSENIQDITVNIHRLHVKRSMGWKKACDELELHQRFLRDGRFWKSKNEDKGEEEAESSISSTSNEQLKVTPEPRAKKARRNQGVEPKKEEPEPETEAVSSSQEIPTMPQPIEKISVSTQTKKLSASSPKMLHRSTQTNNDGVCQNMCHEKYTKIFSDFKDRIKADHKRETERVVREAIEKLRTEMEEEKRQAVNKAVANMQTECDRKTKQVKEKCKEEFLEEVKKLASQHKQLISQTKKKQWCYNCEEEAMYHCCWNTSYCSIKCQQEHWHAEHKRTCRRKR
- the ZMYND11 gene encoding zinc finger MYND domain-containing protein 11 isoform X6, which translates into the protein MARLTKRRQADTKAIQHLWSAIEIIRNQKQIANIDRITKYMSRVHGMHPKETTRQLSLAVKDGLVVETLTVGCKGSKAGIEQEGYWLPGDEISIKKKNTSKQEMSTYLRFIVSRMKERAIDLNKKGKDNKHPMYRRLVHTAVDVPTIQEKVNEGKYRSYEEFKADAQLLLHNTVIFYGVDSEQADIARMLYKDTCHELDELQLCKNCFYLSNARPDNWFCYPCIPNHELVWAKMKGFGFWPAKVMQKEDNQVDVRFFGHHHQRAWIPSENIQDITVNIHRLHVKRSMGWKKACDELELHQRFLRDGRFWKSKNEDKGEEEAESSISSTSNEQLKVTPEPRAKKARRNQGVEPKKEVRNSMAIKYMHLWEPEPETEAVSSSQEIPTMPQPIEKISVSTQTKKLSASSPKMLHRSTQTNNDGVCQNMCHEKYTKIFSDFKDRIKADHKRETERVVREAIEKLRTEMEEEKRQAVNKAVANMQTECDRKTKQVKEKCKEEFLEEVKKLASQHKQLISQTKKKQWCYNCEEEAMYHCCWNTSYCSIKCQQEHWHAEHKRTCRRKR